The Deinococcus humi genome has a segment encoding these proteins:
- a CDS encoding type II toxin-antitoxin system RelE family toxin encodes MTTPQPAQPHQVTLTPKALEMLEAVTDRRERDALLERIEALAADPEMQGKALLGELRGHRSVRAVGQRYRIVYRVIRDEVVVLVIGVGRRREGNRRDVYAQLERLNADERES; translated from the coding sequence GTGACCACGCCACAACCCGCCCAGCCGCATCAGGTCACCCTGACGCCCAAAGCCCTAGAGATGCTGGAGGCGGTGACGGATCGCCGCGAGCGTGATGCCCTATTGGAACGTATTGAGGCCCTGGCTGCCGACCCTGAAATGCAGGGCAAGGCGCTGCTAGGCGAGTTGCGCGGGCACCGCAGCGTGCGGGCGGTGGGCCAGCGCTATCGCATCGTGTACCGGGTGATTCGGGATGAGGTGGTGGTGCTGGTGATCGGTGTGGGCCGCCGACGGGAGGGCAACCGCCGCGACGTGTACGCCCAGCTTGAGCGCCTGAACGCCGACGAACGGGAATCCTAA
- a CDS encoding type II toxin-antitoxin system Phd/YefM family antitoxin, protein MTRFLTISEARKQFLELPETLSEQPVIITRHGKPVMAALSYEQFESLAETLDLLEDGNLMADLRESMTQADRGERVSLADVRARLKP, encoded by the coding sequence ATGACCCGGTTCCTGACGATCAGCGAGGCCCGCAAACAATTCCTGGAGCTGCCCGAAACCCTCAGCGAGCAGCCAGTGATCATCACCCGCCACGGCAAGCCAGTGATGGCCGCGCTGAGCTATGAGCAGTTCGAGAGTCTGGCTGAAACTCTGGATCTGCTTGAAGACGGCAATCTGATGGCCGATCTGCGCGAGAGCATGACACAGGCAGACCGTGGCGAAAGGGTCAGCCTGGCAGACGTACGCGCCCGCCTGAAGCCCTGA